The following is a genomic window from candidate division WOR-3 bacterium.
TCAGGTATTGATCAATATCCCTTATATCTACGGTGTGGTTTTATCCGGAATAATCATTCTTTTTTATGTATCGGTGGGTGGATATTTAGCCGTCGTCTGGACCGGTTTCACCCAGGCCGTGGTTATGGGTGTGAGTTTGCTGGTCTTGACGATCGCCGCACTGGTTTCGGCAGGTGGTCTTGCAGCAGTCAACAGATCATTGGAAGTAATAAACCCGGGTTTAATCAGAACGCCGGGGGTCTGGGGATGGCCTGGTTTACTTTCTTTTGCTCTAATCGTAAGTTTCGGTGTCTGGGGAATGCCGCAGTTGCTTGTCAGATTCTATTCGATAAAGAACATAAAGGTCATAAGGGCGGGAACCGTCATGGCGACGATCGGCACGTGTATGGCGTTGTTACCGTATCTCAACGGTGCAATCGCCCGGGTTCTTTTTCCGAATCTTGCGAATCCTGATCTGGCGATTCCGACCCTTGCAAAGAATATCCTCTCTCCGTTCGGCGCGGCGATCGTCCTCGCCGGAGTGGTGGCGGCGGGGATGTCGACCTTTGCATCGGTTTTGATTATTCTTTCCGGCTCCATTGTGCAGGATGTGATCAGACTCGGGTTCAAATTCAACATCTCAAAAGAAAAGGCATTGGCACTCGGTAAACTCAGCAGCGCCCTGATCGGATTGATCTCGATATTCATTGCATTCCGTCCTCCGGCATTGGTCTTGACCCTTACCGCCTTTTCCTGGGCGGTAATCGCCTCAACCACACTCTGGCCTATTCTGTTCGGACTCTACTGGAAGGGAACCACAAAAAAAGGCTGTGTCTATTCAATGGTCGGCGGTTCAGTAACCGCTCTGGTCTGGATGCTCGCGGGTAAACCCTGGGGTATCCACGGTTTTATTCCGGGAATCGTCGTCGGTCTTATATTAATCGTCGTCGTAAGCCTCTTCACCGAGAAACTTCCTTCGGAATTACTGAATACCATATACCGACAGAGGGAGACAGGTAATTGATTGAGAGATGGCGGTGCTGATGTCGTTGAGCACGGTGATAGTTGCAATAAATGCAAAGTTTCTCAAACAAATGAAATGAGTCATTGAACCCCCTTGACAGACCTGTTTATTTTGGTTAAAATATAATGATATTGTATCTTTGAGTTATTTTTGAATCTGGAAGGGTTCAGAGTTAGGAGAAAAAATGGATCAGAAAAGTGTAGATAAGAACGGAGAGAAGATAACCGCTTCAGACAACGGCTGTCAAGAAAAGGTATCCAATATTTCTTGCAACGACAGTGAACTCTGTTGTGCCCTTGTTGATCAATCAATTATGGGGATTGTCATAGTGCAGGACTATCGAATTGTTTTCGCAAATAAAAAGTTTGCTGAAACAACCGGTTATTCAGTTGAAGAACTGCTTGCTCTACCGCTTGAAAAAGTGAAGGATTTAGTCCATCCGGACGACCGAAAGATGGTCTGGGATAGATGGCGACGTCGTTTGCAGGGGGAGTTGATTTCGCCCCACTATGAATATCGAGGATTGAAAAGGGACGGGAAAGTTATCTGGCTTGAGATGCATGCGAGCCGGATAATCTTCAGAGGTAAACCGGCGATTCTGGGAATGGTATGTGAGATCACCGAGACCAAAAGAGCCAAGGAATGTCTTAAAGAACAGGAAGAATTATATCGGATTCTTGTTGAACAGTCACACGACGCCATATACATTTATCGGGGCGACAGATTTCTTTTTGTAAACAAAGAGCTCTGTAGTATCACCGGTTATACTGAAGAAGAGTTGTATAAGATTGATCTCTGGATTCTTATTCATCCCGACGACCGGGAATGGATTAGGGAGATAGCACGAAAACGGGCGCGTGGGGAAGAAGTACCCAATACCTATGTGGCTCGTATCATCACCAAATGTGGTGAAGTGCGCTACGGCGAGTTTGCGGTTAGCAGGATTAATTACGGCGGCGAATATGCCGCAATGGGATCTGCTCGGGACATCACCGAGCGAATGCAGACCGAAGAGAAGTTGAAAGAGAGTTTTCAGAAATTGCGGACCACGATTAATAATACATTAAAGGCGATGGCGAAGATCCTTGAGTCACGAGATCCTTATACTGCGGGACATCAACAGCGTGTTGCAAAACTGACAAAAGCGATCGCTGAAAGGATGGGATTGAATAAAGACAGGGTTGATTGTATTTATACGGCAGCGGTGATTCATGATATAGGAAAGATCTATGTCCCGGCGGAAATTCTCAGTCGGCCTACAAAATTGAATGATTCTGAATTTGCACTAATTAAAACGCATCCAGAAATAGGTTATGATATTTTGACATCGATTGATTTTCCCTGGCCCATAGCAGAGGTTGTTCTTCAACATCATGAACGGCTCAATGGTTCAGGCTATCCCCGTGGATTAAAGAATGGAGAAATTCGTCTGGAAGCAAAGATCCTGGCGCTTGCTGATGTTGTTGAAGCAATGTCTTCACATCGTCCTTATCGACCGGCTAAATCCATGGATGAGACTTTATCGGAGATTGAGAAAAACAAAGGCGTCCTTTATGATTCCAGGATTGTTGATGTATGCCTGAATATCTTCAGAAAGCACGCCTTTACGTTTGACTGATCCACGGTTGATCTCTTTCCATTTTTTTACGACCAAACCAGTCGTTGACAACATTATTTATCTAATTATAATAATCAAAAGGAGGTATTAATGCGATTTAAAATATTGTGTATGGTATTTCCTTTGTTGTTATTTGCTTCTCCCTGGCCGCAATTCATGCATGATGCACAACACAGCGGGCGTACAGATATTGTGGTTCAGGATAATCTGTCCGTAGCCTGGACATATACTCCTCCCCAGAGTGCTCCCGCCTGGATGTGGAACCAGCCCGTACTTGATGATGCGGGAAATATCTACTATGCCGCCGGTAACTATTTTATCTCCGTCGATCCTAACGGCGCCCACCGCTGGGATCGCTATACAAGCCATACATTCGGCGGTCCGGCAGCGGTTTACGGAGACACGGTATACTTTGCTTGTTCTGAAGGTGCCCTCTTCGCTTATACCACAGACGGCACTCAATTATGGACATTTCCGATGATTCACCCTGTAAACGGTGGTCCGGTCGTCGGTTCCGATGGAACGATTTACATAGGCGACGACATTACTGTTCAGGATACCGCATATGTTTATGCAGTGAATCCCGACGGTACACAAAAATGGTCGACGCCGTTTGATTCTTCCAATGGTATTTATACTACACCTGCTCTGGAGCCGGATGAAGATAAACTTTATGTTACTGCCGGCGATTGGTATGTACATGGTTTAAGCACTTCAGACGGAAGTATATTGTGGAGTTATTATCTTCAGTCCGATTTCAATATAAATTATTCTTCACCCTCGGTGGCGGAATGGAACGGTACCAAATACGTATTCTGTGGAGACCTGGGGAATTTCAGCGGGTATGCTACGTGGTATGCATTGACCGACAGCGGGGTGTTGCACTGGAATGTTTTTACTGATAATTCAATTCAGCATACGGCTGCATTTGACACTGATGGTTCGAGCTATCTGGGAAGCAACGACGGTGTTTTGAGAAAGGTGGATATAAACGG
Proteins encoded in this region:
- a CDS encoding sodium/proline symporter — protein: MSDHLFTYVIVLAVYLLGLVLIGLLTGRRTRNVEDFYLGGRKIGPWVTAFSFVAAYFSSVVIIGGGGFGYMFGLATLWIGAINVVLGTLAVWIILGPRIREFTQRLKTMTIPGFLGKRYQSNFALIFCAVIIVLFMIIYNVSILKGMGHIFQVLINIPYIYGVVLSGIIILFYVSVGGYLAVVWTGFTQAVVMGVSLLVLTIAALVSAGGLAAVNRSLEVINPGLIRTPGVWGWPGLLSFALIVSFGVWGMPQLLVRFYSIKNIKVIRAGTVMATIGTCMALLPYLNGAIARVLFPNLANPDLAIPTLAKNILSPFGAAIVLAGVVAAGMSTFASVLIILSGSIVQDVIRLGFKFNISKEKALALGKLSSALIGLISIFIAFRPPALVLTLTAFSWAVIASTTLWPILFGLYWKGTTKKGCVYSMVGGSVTALVWMLAGKPWGIHGFIPGIVVGLILIVVVSLFTEKLPSELLNTIYRQRETGN
- a CDS encoding PAS domain S-box protein, translated to MDQKSVDKNGEKITASDNGCQEKVSNISCNDSELCCALVDQSIMGIVIVQDYRIVFANKKFAETTGYSVEELLALPLEKVKDLVHPDDRKMVWDRWRRRLQGELISPHYEYRGLKRDGKVIWLEMHASRIIFRGKPAILGMVCEITETKRAKECLKEQEELYRILVEQSHDAIYIYRGDRFLFVNKELCSITGYTEEELYKIDLWILIHPDDREWIREIARKRARGEEVPNTYVARIITKCGEVRYGEFAVSRINYGGEYAAMGSARDITERMQTEEKLKESFQKLRTTINNTLKAMAKILESRDPYTAGHQQRVAKLTKAIAERMGLNKDRVDCIYTAAVIHDIGKIYVPAEILSRPTKLNDSEFALIKTHPEIGYDILTSIDFPWPIAEVVLQHHERLNGSGYPRGLKNGEIRLEAKILALADVVEAMSSHRPYRPAKSMDETLSEIEKNKGVLYDSRIVDVCLNIFRKHAFTFD
- a CDS encoding T9SS type A sorting domain-containing protein yields the protein MRFKILCMVFPLLLFASPWPQFMHDAQHSGRTDIVVQDNLSVAWTYTPPQSAPAWMWNQPVLDDAGNIYYAAGNYFISVDPNGAHRWDRYTSHTFGGPAAVYGDTVYFACSEGALFAYTTDGTQLWTFPMIHPVNGGPVVGSDGTIYIGDDITVQDTAYVYAVNPDGTQKWSTPFDSSNGIYTTPALEPDEDKLYVTAGDWYVHGLSTSDGSILWSYYLQSDFNINYSSPSVAEWNGTKYVFCGDLGNFSGYATWYALTDSGVLHWNVFTDNSIQHTAAFDTDGSSYLGSNDGVLRKVDINGDPVWSRNFGDVYISNPIIDGAGNVLIGTEDNHLYVLNGTDGSVLQNITLSGDVSCPTIGADGEVYVVVGSSYLVCLKNSSVVEESRDSRESCKLEVFPNPSYGVFNLRYNAETIPCHVEIYNTAGRKVCEKEFSNTATWDPLDNPPGIYFIRVKPARGEEIKTKLILLSH